The following nucleotide sequence is from Perca flavescens isolate YP-PL-M2 chromosome 20, PFLA_1.0, whole genome shotgun sequence.
CAGTGTTGGTGGGTTGTgccgtgctgctgctgggatGCTCATTGGCCGGACTCTTCATGGGTCCACTGCCAGACTTCTCTGACCCGCTGCTAGTGagtctcaaacacacacagtcatacacacatatacaaaagcATACAGTCTAAAATGTAATCCTGAAGTCCCCCTTGGTGCAGCACTTGTATATCTACTGTCACCCTTCTGTCAAGTCTACAATGCAAAGCTCCCTCACCACCTTAGGCTGAGTGTTAATTACTGTTTCTCCGATGACTCATGAGCTCAGCCGTGATCTATTTACTTGCATCTCATCTCAGATTCAGTGAATTGCACTGAATGAGATCACACTCACTGTCATcttaattaaatacattttctcacCTTTGAGATGCAAGCTTACAGGATAAACACTGATTGAaacatgattatgaaaatgcaAGCACAACAATGCATCATTAATGGtgaatttaaaatgatttacatAAGAATAAAATTTATGATTGCTTTAGACTGTAAGTGTGGGGCTCTCTTTCTTTTAAGATAATACACTCATCTACCAAACAAGCTTATTCAGACAATATAGGGTGCTTGTGATGCTGATTTATTCAGTCAGCTGTGTCTTTAGctttgatgtgtgtttgtgtgtgaatgcgtgTGTGCTTTTTCCTCAGGGCTTTGAGCCACGGGGAACATACATCGGAGTTCGCCAGTCCAGCTTGTCTGAGCTGCAGGAGAACACTGGCCCGGGGAGAAAACTGTCTCCTTTACCACAGCAGCTCAGTAAAAGGTCAGCAGAGAGATTTAGTAGAATGCAGGCTTTCTACACAGGAGGACTGCACCACTAACTGATGCACACAGATGCTTTACAAATAGATTTGAGTGGTCATGCTGTGTGTATAAGGTTGTGTGGTCGGTCAAGGTTTAAAAACTCTTAAACTGAGTTTTTGCTCTGGTTAGTAACTGTTACTTGACCATATGACTGTAGAAATAAAGATCAAATGACTATGTGTAATGCAAAAAGAGTCACTTGTAGTGACAAATGCTTTTTGACAATGCTTTTTTGCGTCTTTTAGCTCCTTGTTTTGGTTTTCCGGCTTACgactttactgttttgattcactctcaccgctctcatcagtgttttcagtaaaaaagatctaataaacccactgtacactacctgcacAGCACaaaaatgacagacagacaaagttgaCAAATAGCTGGTGGACAAAGTGGAGCATGTaaaagccagatatttccctcaggggttggtagagaccaaaaattgagctaaaagaaaagactaaataaaaaattagaCTTACATTTGCCAGGTAGCCAGAAACACGACTCAAAAGGAATGTTGATCCATGTCCGCTGGATGTGTTAATAAACAACTCTTTGCTAAAACATTTAGCATAACAACTTTAAAAGTTAACGCTATCTAAGTGCTGTGTTTACAACTTGTTGCACTGCCCCCAAGTGACCAAAAAAAGTTAACACAGGTTGAAAATGATTCAATTGATAGATTTTATGCTAGCTTGGaacaaagtgtgtatgtgtttaatgAGGCTGAAAAAATGCATAAGTATGTGCTTCTTTCTGTGCTAGTTTTGGGGGTAGTGTCAGTGGAGACGGCAGTGGCAGTCAGGACGCCTCCAGGCTTCGCATCAAGAGGATGCTGGCTAGAGACTCATCTCCAGACACGTTCCTCTGTGATGCTCCAGGTGGGTGGGTCCAGATCAGTTCATCCCTGTCAATAAACCGTTGTGATCTTTATATCAAACTTCTGCTACACTGATTACAGTAACAATGAAAATACAACTATAATCctaattgtagatttttgcacaTTTAGGAAAGTTACCAAGTTATGAGGGATGTTTAAGACTGCTGGCTCCAGCATCCTCAGCAGAGCAgacaataaaaatggaaatattaGTAAACCAATGTAAATGTGATTCTCAGCAGTTGAGCAAATTGCATAATACTGTGAGCTGAAGGCAAAGCCCTCCAGCTTGTTAGGGAATAACCAGCACTTCCAGCAAACTAATGAAAACAGTCACATATTATTGGTTGAAttcaaattaacaaaaaatagTGAGAAAACGTAAATAATAGCTTTTAGTGTGGCTTCAAAGTGAAAAATTGGAATGCATTTCTTTAAGCAGATAATCCCATATTTTATTCTTTAAGatagggtgaccaaacgtcctcttttgcccggacatgtccactttttacctactgtccgggttttttttataaattcattaaaatgtccgtgggacatgggaccattaagcgtgtacttaaattgactggcactttgctcaacacaatactacggtaggctactttgttgtgtgacgtaattcccgagaggctgccttgtgagcggctctgcgacgcgcacatacacagtgaccagggcagacagacagtgaccagggcagacagacagggaccagggcagacagacagggaccagggcagacagcggagcagcattacacacaaaatgccgaagcgtttcctgctaaagatttcccaccgtggtcagagaaaacaggggagacactttgtttctctctctatgACTCTAGAATCGGTAGGACtcgctcgctgtcactctcacttctcccccgctctatatcacccaccccccacacacacacacatacacacgccgtctcgacgcacacactagcgcacaagtataaacatcagtccacttacaaccataaaacaagactagtgcagcttcacagttgaactgcaaaaacAATGTCCCACAtaccgtcccggtcgggaccggacaagtgggaggcggagtgcaccgtgtgcaaagctggcacatatgtttcagtgtctttattatttatcttattacattgaaaaggtattaagagatacgaagctggattttctaacacagaagaggtcatatttagaacattatttcatattatttatttattttaaaagagagctattattttgttacagaagttatttttgcacaattgaggcataataaagcatgttcattaacctctgagaatcaccactgtctggatttgtcttgaggccaggccgagtgtcctcttttttggaaatcaaaatatggtcaccctattTAAGATCTACTTTGAAATAGTGGGCTGGCAGATCAAAGGCTAAGTAAGTTTGCCTTACAGATACACAAAAGGCTAAATCCCTAAATGGATTTATAAGCAATTCCAAAGCCTTGAAGATTTCACCTAATTATGATTCAAAACAGACAGGGGGATAGAACACACAAGAAATTTAGCCTGGTTGTACATTTATGAATTCAAAACGTAACTCTTGACAATACCATTCTGAACATTTCTCACCATCCCAACAAAGTGATGATTCACTGCTGGTCATCTTGTTTCTGTATATTGAATCCATCTGTCTCTTTCCACGCAGGCGAGCGTTCGGCTCAGTTGGTGTTTCGATCAGAAAACTCGGCCAGTCTGTGGAGTCTGAAGGCTGTCCACGCCATGTGTGAGATGGAGCAATCCCGGGTTCGCTCTAAACTACTCAGCCCTCCATCTCATCTTTGCTCTTCTGCCTTTTGTGCCATTCATCATCTCTTTAGTCATCATCTTCTGTCTCACAATCTCACTTACTGTCTCCTTTCTCTTAAATGCCTTGAcccacatttaaatgctgaaatTAAAAACACTACTTTATGTGCATTGCCTCATCTAAAATTGATTCATTTTATGtgaattttgtttcaaaactgGGCATGTGTTCAAAAAAATCGTTCACTTGTCTGATTCAGATTCGCTCCCAGGCTCAGTTCCAGGACTTGTGCCAGCAGCATGTGAGGGGAGAGGCCGAGGGAACGTCCAGAGGCGGCTGTTGTCCGAGCTGGTCTCTGGGGAATTACTTGGCTGTGCTCACTAACGCCTCCTGCTGCCTCAGCCTCACCTCGCACCAGGTTCTGTAGCTTTCTTCtcattaaaggtccagtgtgtaacgtgtttagttgttcattatcaaaatctgtgttgcccgttcacaaacttgtcctttttcatgaatatttacctccaccatcaattccaagttgTCCTTTAggcttgaaatgttacatttgcatttgcatgaactggggtagacgctccatattcatgcgcgatcttgaaatacgttagccggtaagggacatacaggacatactgctccgccttttgcaTTTTCGccgtcacatgataaactcacagatgctgctaatgctgctaatggttatcatagcttcccggccccggcaagtttgaagaaggaaacatggaggaccataTCTAttgaaaatccaaatttcaggaacaggagtcttcttcttcgcccagaaaaagaaaaaggatattgaaaagagcaagagactggctttttgaagcgtgaaggctaccgtagctgtaatacgtactttgaactgcgtggcacaagagagttgattgcgatatatgatctcaacgctagatgggagaaattcctacacattggacctttaaaatacaaacaaatgacTACATAAATTGTAATTCGGTTTTTGTAAGTAGTACACTGCATTAGCTTatcatgtactgtacagtaagtGAACTGTCCACAGTGCATGTTgttaagggaaaaaaaaacatatttgctttttttcccagAGTTAGATCAGAAGATTGAGAGTGggatcgatcttctcatctataATGTTAAAAGTTCAAGTTGATGATGCAGGTTAAGGGAAAGTGGGATTTACAACATTTCATTATAACTGACTGGCATGCACTGAATATGTTTTACTGTTTGACGTTTTccattttctccctttcatacCAGGTGTCTGAGTCTCTGAAACTACTCCGGAAATGTGCTCCGTATTATCACAAAGGACATCTGGTGGAAGCCTGTGTCGAGAGACCCAAACATGGCGGCTGCTCCTCTGTGCCGTCCCGCTGTAAACAATCCCCTGTGGTGTTCCAAATCCTGCACTTTTTGGTTGATAAAGACTTTCTCGGCCCGCAGACTGTCGAATACCAAATCCCTACGCTGAAGTACAGCCTTCTGTTCTTACCCGTCGACAAAGGAGAACACATGATGGAGATGTATATGAACAGTCTTGAGGGAAGGGAGCTGACGTTCAACAACACCACTATCACTGGCATGGACTTTGGCATCAAGCAGAGGCTTTTCAAGTATTACCTGGCAAGAGATTCAATTTACCCTGTGCTAGCTGTTGTGTCTCTTCTTTTCACTATGGCTCTTTATCTCCACTCTCTCTTTATAGTAGCGTTATCTGTAATAGCAATCACAGGCTCCCTCCTGACCTCCTATTTCTTCTATAAAGTAGCATTTCACCTGACATTCTTCCCCCTGGTCAACCTCTCTGCAGCTCTTATTCTCTTGGGAAGCTGCTCCAACCAGGTTTTCATCTTCGCTGATTTCTGGAATCTGCAGCTATCCCAGAACCCCTCAGCCTCCCTGGAGAAGAGAGTAAACAGAGCTTTGCAGGAAGTCGGCTATTTGATTTTAGCGTCGGGGTTGACCTCCAGCGCAGCCTTTTTCTCTGGTTATTTCAGCAGCATCACAGCAATCAGATGTTTCTCTGTTTATCTGGGAACTGCCTCGTTTATCAGCTCAATCTTGGCGTTGGTGTGGCTGCCGTGCTCTTTCATTCTGCGTGAGCGCTACACAGAAGCGTCCTCTGCATCCGAAGCAGTGCAGGGATGGAAACCGTGCTGCTCCAAAAACACCGGCGGCTTCTGGGATACGAGCTCACGCAAGAGATGCCTCTTTACTCTCGGGCAAAAGCTGAGAGAATTAAAAAGAGGCTTCAGCGACACTTCCAATTTGTTATTTCTGAAAATCCTGCCTTGCGGAGTAGTGAAGTTCAGGTACATCTGGGTGTGCTGGTTTGCAGTGCTGGCTGGTGGGGGCATATACATGTCCTGCATTGACCCAGGCATGAAGCTGCCCACCTTAGACAGCAGGATTGCCCAGCTTTTCCGCTCCAGTCACCCGTTTGAAAGATACGACGCAGAGTATTGTCACATGTTTATGtttgagagacagagaaatggaGAGGATAAACCGGTTACGTTGAGGCTTGTTTGGGGTGTCAAACCAACTGATAATGGGGATCACTTTAACCCCAAGAGCAATGGCTCTTTGGTTCTTGACCCAGGCTTTAACATGAGCCGGCCAGATGCTCAGGTTTGGTTGAGGGACTTATGTGGACGGGTTCAGAACCAAAGCTTTTATTCCCCTCCGTCACCTGAGGATAAAGACGTTATGACAGAAAATATCTGTCTTGTGGAGCAGCTAATCCAGTGGGTCTCTGTCAGACGGTGCTCAGAGAGTGATGACTCCCtccatttttgttgcaatgacaTCCCTTTCCCCTACAAGCCCAGCGTTTTTGAGAACTGCCTCAGTATGATGCTGGTGGAGAGGTATGCTGAGGGCCATCTGGCCCACAGCGGAGGCCTGTACTTCCAGCCAGATGGCAGGGTCGCTGCCCTCGTGTTGGCGTTCAAAACCACATACCTCCACAGCTTCAACTACAGCAGAGCCAATCTTTTCTACAGAGAAATCCTTAGATGGTTTAACAGAGAAATATCAGGAGCACCACAAGGGCTGGAGAATGGCTGGTTCGTCAGTCATCTGTCTCTTTTTGATCTACAACAGGCTTTAAGTTCCGAGACTCTAGTAGTAGCAGGCTTCTCAGTAGCTCTTACGTTTGCTTTGCTTCTTTTAACCACCTGGAATATTCCACTGAGCATATATGGGACTGTAGCTGTAGGAGGaagtgtttttgtcactattgGCCTCCTTGTTCTTCTTGAATGGCAGCTGTGCGGAATCGAGGCCCTGTTTATATCATCAGCCGCAGGGCTGTCTGTTGACTTTGTTGCCAACTACTGCATTTCCTACAGCTTGGCTCCTCATTCAGACAAAATTGGGAAAGTAGCACACTCCACTAAAAGGATGGGATGTCCTGTAGCAATAGTTTCCGGTGCATTTTTCTCCATGGGGATCATCATGTTGCCTGCCACGGTCTTGCTGTTCAGAAAACTGGGGATTTTCCTCTTTTTGGTGAAATGTGTAGCGTGTGGATTTGCGACCTTCTTTTTCCAGTCCCTATGCTGTTTTTTTGGACCCCAGAAAAACTGCGGAAAGATCATGCTGCCATGTTTTTCAGATCACAATGATGGCGTGCTGTCCTCTTGCTCGGCAGCAGAGCCTGATTCCTTGGCAGCCTCGGCTGCTAACGGGGCCTTTAGCAGATCTAGAGTGAGGAGGAGTTATGACAAAGAAGCAGGTGGCTATCTCTACCCTGACCAACAACGTCAGCAGAGACAGAAACCGACTGGAGCTGGGGGAGGTGGTGGCCGAGGGCCGGAGCAGTATGAGCTGCAGCCATTGGCCTATCAACTGAGCGACAGTTTTGAAAACAGCACCTGCACCAGTAAGCTGTCCAACCGGCCGTCTGTGCTCTCCGATGAGATTGAGTACAGCAGGAGAGATATGGGCAGGAATAGCCTGGATGGGGACAGTGCGGAGATGTGCAGTCATCAACATAAGACCTGCCAACCACCTCCAGCCCTCCAGACTTCATCCCCGTACAAAGAAAACACCCTGCGGCCTGTAGGCGTGGCACAAGAAGACATGGCGAAGGACAAGCTGCTGTGTAAAACATGCAGAGGTCAGTCTGGAGGGGTGAAGCACTGGAGCAATACATCCTTTTCCTCATCTTCCAGCATGGAGGACACCATCATAAGCCACACACTGGAGACCATTGACCAGCCATCTCTCTGCAAAGCAGACCAAACTACAGAGGAGAGcctccatcaccatcatcacTCCAACACAGAGCACCTCTCCTCCCAGTCTCAGAGCTCCTGCGAGGGTCTGGAGGACTCTAATGAAACATGTCTGAGTGACATTGAACCAGGACCTTCCAATACGCAGCAAAATGAAGAAGAGGTTCAGTTACAACCAGGACATCTGAACGGGAAGAGAGACACACTCCGTCTCTCACTGAAAGAAACCATTTATGAGACTTGTAATAAGGGCCGCACCAGTCAGAGTGAAGAAGTTGTCATCTTACCCAACAGTAAGCCAGACCTGCCAGACGTTTGGATAAAGAGAGATGGACAACGGGAGGATACATGTTAAGCAAAGTTGGAGGAATCTTTGCAA
It contains:
- the disp2 gene encoding protein dispatched homolog 2, which translates into the protein MEACSIIGESTDAIVMDESPTDEMGIQEAYQSEIPAVSLCPPDSECSGEARLTVIQSEGELCDSCSSLGRPSSSCQLYHQVPQGPQAGAYDSPQTRKCPHCSHYGPIKPKTCRDCHSNTTGPHAKGCVAVKGGHSRSSAHQTSRHGTVRCHWLRGSNESRTQKPTQRHVVTVRDGGLYCILRNYSQVIVDYPLAVLVGCAVLLLGCSLAGLFMGPLPDFSDPLLGFEPRGTYIGVRQSSLSELQENTGPGRKLSPLPQQLSKSFGGSVSGDGSGSQDASRLRIKRMLARDSSPDTFLCDAPGERSAQLVFRSENSASLWSLKAVHAMCEMEQSRIRSQAQFQDLCQQHVRGEAEGTSRGGCCPSWSLGNYLAVLTNASCCLSLTSHQVSESLKLLRKCAPYYHKGHLVEACVERPKHGGCSSVPSRCKQSPVVFQILHFLVDKDFLGPQTVEYQIPTLKYSLLFLPVDKGEHMMEMYMNSLEGRELTFNNTTITGMDFGIKQRLFKYYLARDSIYPVLAVVSLLFTMALYLHSLFIVALSVIAITGSLLTSYFFYKVAFHLTFFPLVNLSAALILLGSCSNQVFIFADFWNLQLSQNPSASLEKRVNRALQEVGYLILASGLTSSAAFFSGYFSSITAIRCFSVYLGTASFISSILALVWLPCSFILRERYTEASSASEAVQGWKPCCSKNTGGFWDTSSRKRCLFTLGQKLRELKRGFSDTSNLLFLKILPCGVVKFRYIWVCWFAVLAGGGIYMSCIDPGMKLPTLDSRIAQLFRSSHPFERYDAEYCHMFMFERQRNGEDKPVTLRLVWGVKPTDNGDHFNPKSNGSLVLDPGFNMSRPDAQVWLRDLCGRVQNQSFYSPPSPEDKDVMTENICLVEQLIQWVSVRRCSESDDSLHFCCNDIPFPYKPSVFENCLSMMLVERYAEGHLAHSGGLYFQPDGRVAALVLAFKTTYLHSFNYSRANLFYREILRWFNREISGAPQGLENGWFVSHLSLFDLQQALSSETLVVAGFSVALTFALLLLTTWNIPLSIYGTVAVGGSVFVTIGLLVLLEWQLCGIEALFISSAAGLSVDFVANYCISYSLAPHSDKIGKVAHSTKRMGCPVAIVSGAFFSMGIIMLPATVLLFRKLGIFLFLVKCVACGFATFFFQSLCCFFGPQKNCGKIMLPCFSDHNDGVLSSCSAAEPDSLAASAANGAFSRSRVRRSYDKEAGGYLYPDQQRQQRQKPTGAGGGGGRGPEQYELQPLAYQLSDSFENSTCTSKLSNRPSVLSDEIEYSRRDMGRNSLDGDSAEMCSHQHKTCQPPPALQTSSPYKENTLRPVGVAQEDMAKDKLLCKTCRGQSGGVKHWSNTSFSSSSSMEDTIISHTLETIDQPSLCKADQTTEESLHHHHHSNTEHLSSQSQSSCEGLEDSNETCLSDIEPGPSNTQQNEEEVQLQPGHLNGKRDTLRLSLKETIYETCNKGRTSQSEEVVILPNSKPDLPDVWIKRDGQREDTC